Below is a genomic region from Campylobacter geochelonis.
CTTTTAAAAATTTATTTGATAAGAAACCTGTTTTAGCTGTTTTTCAAATTTATAAAATACTAAATTTGGCTCTTTTACACAATTTAGCTTTTTGCCAACAAACCATAAATTTAGACTAAATTTTAAACAAACACATAAATTTAAACTTTATTTATAATCTAAATTTATTTAACCCAACTAAAAACTGAGCTAAATTTATAGTTTTAAACAGCGCAAAAGCAAAAGCAGTGTTATCATCCACCGCTTTTGCAATTTTATAGTTTATTTCAAAACGGTATAAAATATGCAACTTTTTTCAAAGTCGCAAAATAACGTTTTAAAGCACAATCAACCAAAGCACAAATCACAAGCTTAAAAAGCTTAGAATTTATACTCAGCTTTAACGCCACCACTTACGCCTTTTTTATCGCCAACGTATCCTTTAACATTTAACCCAAAGTCAAAACCGCCAAAGATATAATTTGTGCCTATCTCAAACACGCCACTATCGCCTTTAAGCTCTGGAGCTTGAATGCTTTGGTTTGTGCTATAGCTAAAGCCCTCTGCCTTGCCATCATACTCTTTTTCCCATGCTAATCCAGCGTATAGTTTTAGCACATCGCTTGGCAAGTAGTTATATCTAAAGCCTAGTTTGCTTCTTAACGAAGTAATACTATCAAATTTAACAAATTCGCCTTTTGTAACCTCAGCTTCATCAGAGCTTAAACGGCTATAAAATAGTTTAGCATATAGGCTTAATTCGTTGCTCTTATCTATCTGGTATGCTTTGTTTGCGCCGATATGAGCTGAGAAATAGTTTCTTTTTAGCTCAAAGTCTGGAAGAACGTTTGAAAAATCATAGCTTTTATAGTCAGTTTCGCTTCTACCAGCTCTTAAACCAAGATCTAAGCTGTAGTTGTTTCCAAGTGATACATCAAACAAAACGCCTAAACCGTAGTATTTGCTATCTCCACTTCCTTTTACAACGCCGCTATCAAAGCCATTAAAACTATCATAATCTCCCTTGCCATACTCAAAGAACAGACCATAGTTTAGCACATCTACCGAGCTTGAAACTCCGGTTGCAAGGTTAAAGCCTTTTGCATCTACGTGCGAACCTGTTTCATAGCGTAAGTCATATCCGCCCATACTAGCAAAGGTATGCAAACCGCCTTCGCCAGTTTCCACTTTCATAGCTTTTAGCGTATCATCACTAACCATATCAGCACCTTGGTTTACCATAGAAGCCCCAGCTAAGCTACCTTCTAAGAATGACTTAGCCTCTTGTCTTGTCTTGATAGCTGGTTTAGGCGGAGTTACAGGAGTAACAGGCTCATCGCCTAAGACTGTAACATAAAGAGTTTTTTCATCAGTATGTAGCTTAAAGTCGTAAAATCCAGTAGCGCCAACCAAAGCTTTGATTTTATCTGTGTGGTTACTCATATCAGCCATTTTTACTACACCTGCTGATGTCTTTATAAGGTTGATTCTGTCATTTACATTTAACACGCTTCCACCACCATCTTTTGCAACGCCAACTTTAGCCATAGACAAATCTGTCTTTTTGCTGTCATTTAAGGTTAGCATAGTATCGCCAGCCTTGGTATCTTTTGGCATTATAAAGTTAATGTTTTCAAAATTTGCTATGTTTTTAGCGTTTAGTCCTTTTGAATAGAAATTTAGTGTATTTCCACTAACAAATTTATCAAATGTAGAATCAGCCGGATTTAAGTCATTATAACCACCATAAATTGTTGAATTTGTTATGTTTGGAGTGCCTTTTATGATAACTGTGTTTGAAGTAGCTGCGCCACTTAGAGTTTTGCCTTGACTATCATTCGCAGAAAAACCGCCTATGATATAGCCATCTATAGTTCCACCTGCGATTTCAACAGTGTTTGATGTGGCTTTATTAAAAGCACTTCTTCCACCAAAAATGTCTGATTTAATATTACCAGCTTCTATATAAACCTTATTTTCACTAGCAACACCGTTTGAAGCATAACCACCACGAATTCCATTATTAGTTACTATATTTCCACCATAGATATTTACTTCATTTTTACTAGCCATACCTTTAAAAGCACTACCACCATAAATTGAACTATTAATTGTTATATCGCCACTATAAATATCAACTTTATTTTTTGTAGCATCAAATTCTTTAGTATTTCTACCACCAAAAATTCCGCCAGTTTTTGTAAGATTTATAGTTTTACCTTTTATTATTACATTATTTTCACTAGTTATATTTTCGACGCTCTCGCCACCAACTATATAGTCATTATTTATAGTTCCGCCTAAGATATGAATTTCGTTGTTTACAACTTTAGCTGTTTTTTGGCTTCTACCGCCATAGATATCGCTTTGTATAGTTGTTGTTTTGCCTCTATCTTGAGATATAGTTACAATATTTTTAAACACTTCTCCATGTCTACCATCTCCTGTGTATATAATACCACCTATATCTCCACCAGAAATGTTTACTATGTTCTCGCTAGCTCCAGCATTTCCGTGACCACCAGTGACAGACTGATGTCTAACTATAACACCACCAGAAATATTTACAACATTTTTATTAGCAACATCTCCTTCATCGCTACTGCTCATTGCATCAGCCCAACCACCATATACGTCGCTGTTAAATTTACCATTTGTGATTGTTAAAGTATTGCTAGTGCTTTTTCCTTTAGAACTATACCCACCATAAACTTGTTTATTTATAGTTCCATCATTGATTTCGACGCTGTTTAATAAAGCTTCATTTTCTTTGCTATAGCCACCATAGACACTTCCATTTATAGTTGTATTATCGATTTTAGCTTCGTTCTGTGTTGCTATTTTAGTTTCACTATATCCGCCATAAACATTTCCTTTTATAGTTCCGCTATTGATTTGGACACTGTTTGATGTCACTTTGTTTCTCTTACTATAGCCACCATAAACACTTTTATCTATATTTGCGTTTGAGATGGTAGCTTTATTTAACAAAGTTATACCATTACTATAGCCACCATAAACTTCGCCTTTTACTTTACCATCTTTTATTTCAACTATGTTTGATTTAACTTCACTTTTGCTACTATATCCAATATTATACCCACCATAAACATTTGCACCCATATCTGTTTTTGAGATAGTAACTTTGTTTGAAGAAGCACTATCGTTACTACTATATCCGCCATAAATATTTTCTACTATATTTGCATTTGAAATTTCAACTTTATTTAACGTCGCTAGCCCATAAGATGTAAATCCACCAGAAACTCCACCGCCTACTTTACCGCCTGTTATTTTAACTGTATTTAAATCAGCATTACCTTTATTGGTATACCCGCCACGAATATCTTTGTTTACAGTCCCTTTTGACATATCAACCACATTTGATGAAGTCTCTCCGTTAGAATTGCTACTATATCCGCCATAGACATAGCCTATATCTCCACCAGTTATAGTGACTTTATTTTCATTTGCTTTACCACTAAAACTCTCTCCACCAGCGACATATCTTTTTATGGTTCCATCTTCTACAATAACTTCATTTTCTAGTACCTCGCCACTACCAATAGCATCGACACCACCTCTAACGCTTTCTTTTATATAGCCATCTTTTACAGTAACTTTATTTCCTATTAATTTACCACCATTAGTAATTGCACCATTTACGAAGTTATTTATATCTCCACTAAAGATTGTAACTTCATTTTTTGTAGCCATCTTTGAAGATTTTCCACCAGTAACTATTTTTACACTACCACCGTTAATTTTGACTTTATTGCCTTCCGATATACCATTATTAGCAATTCCACCATAGATTGTACTTAAAATTTTTGCATTCTTACCTATATCAACTGTATTATTTTTAGCATCTTTATTGTAACTATATCCGCCATTGACTTCATAACCTATATTGCCATTTATTATAGTAACAGTATTATTGGTCACATCTTTCGTGCTACTTGATACAGCCCCATAAACTCCACCAGCGATATCGTTTTTACCAGAAGTATCATTGACTATGATTTCATTTCCTGATACAGAATTTTCCAAATCATTTGGTCCAAGCGAATTACTAATGCTTGCAATGGTTTTAAGCATAGTACTTTCACTATCATTATTCCACTCGATATTCTCTCCTGCTTGAAGCGGTAAAAGCATGGCTGAAGCTATAACGCTTATAGCTATTAGTTTTTTGGCGCTGCGGTTTATGCAACTAGGATTTTTAGCTCCACCATTGTCCCTTTTTAAATAAGTTTGATTTATATGAAAACGTTGTCCTGACATAATAATCTCCTTGATAGAATTTTTTCTATTTGTCAATATTATATAACAATAGTTTATAAAATATGCTAAAAATTTGGCTATTTTTATAAGTATAATTTAATTTTTATGCTAAAGCTACTTTAATAAATGCAAGTTATCTATAAATTTTACAAATAAAAGTGAAATTATCTTATCGATAATCTCACCTTATCGTTCTCATCAAGCGGTATTAATCCAGACTCGTTTATAATCTCATCGCCACTTCTATATATAAAATCGATAAATCTTCTCACATCTTGAGATTTTTCACCATCTATTTTTAAGAAAAAGTAGCTAAAACTTCTAAGTGGGTAGCCTTTTTTATCTGAACTATAAATTTTATCATTATATGCTAAATTTGCCTTTTTAAGCCCAAAATTTCGAGCGTGCGAGTAACCAACGTAGCCTAGTGAATTCGGTGTTTGTTTTATAGCCTCGCTTACTCCAAGATTTCCTTTTTTACCAACTCCAACAGCCCAATCCAGCGCCATCGCCACACCAAATTTATCTCTCCATTCTTTTGAGTTTTTATCTAAAAATGAAGTAAAAGCAAAAGTCGTTCCAGAACCATCATATCTATGAACTACATTTATCTTTTTATCTGGTAAATTTACTCCTAAATTTAGCGCCTTTATCCGCTCATCGCTCCACATCGTAATCTTTCCAAGATAAATTTGACTTATAACATCAGCGTCTAAAACCAGCCTATCAACGCCATCTAAGTTATAAACTAAGCTAATGTTTCCTTTAACAAACGGGATAAGTTGGTAACTGTTATCCTCTAATTTATACTCAAGTTCGCTCACACCAAAGTCAGCTTTACCTCGTAAAACCTGTTTTATGCCACCACTTGAACCAATAGGAGTATAAGTTATAGATATATTTGTCTTTTTTTGATAAGCCTTACTAAGCTCATCAAAAGCATGTGTTACAAAAGTAGCTCCACACCCATCAATGCTTAAAGAAAAAGCATAAACCGCCGATAAAAAAAGTAGTAAAAAACCTCTCATCATCAACCAAATTTCCCCGTTACATAAGCTTTTGTCCTCTCCTCTTTAGGAGCAGAAAACACCTTTTCAGTCGCATCAAACTCAACTAAATTCCCAAGATGAAAAAACGCCGTAAAGTCCGCAACTCTGGTAGCTTGTTGCATATTATGAGTAACTATAACTATAGTAAAACTCTTTCTAAGTTCTTTCATCAACTCCTCTATAACCCCTGTTGAAATGGGATCAAGCGCGCTAGTTGGCTCATCCATCAAGATAATCTCAGGCTTAACTGCAATCGCCCTTGCTATACAAAGGCGCTGTTGCTGTCCGCCACTTAGGCTAGTTCCAGAGCTTTTTAGCTTATCTTTGACCTCATTCCAAACTCCAGCTTGTTTTAAACTCTTCTCCACAAGCTCATCACACTCGCTACCACGCCTAACCATTTGATGCATAAGTGGCGCGTAAGATATGTTTTCATATATGCTTTTTGGAAAAGGATTTGGCTGCTGAAACACCATACCAACACGCTTTCTAACCGCGA
It encodes:
- a CDS encoding autotransporter outer membrane beta-barrel domain-containing protein, which codes for MSGQRFHINQTYLKRDNGGAKNPSCINRSAKKLIAISVIASAMLLPLQAGENIEWNNDSESTMLKTIASISNSLGPNDLENSVSGNEIIVNDTSGKNDIAGGVYGAVSSSTKDVTNNTVTIINGNIGYEVNGGYSYNKDAKNNTVDIGKNAKILSTIYGGIANNGISEGNKVKINGGSVKIVTGGKSSKMATKNEVTIFSGDINNFVNGAITNGGKLIGNKVTVKDGYIKESVRGGVDAIGSGEVLENEVIVEDGTIKRYVAGGESFSGKANENKVTITGGDIGYVYGGYSSNSNGETSSNVVDMSKGTVNKDIRGGYTNKGNADLNTVKITGGKVGGGVSGGFTSYGLATLNKVEISNANIVENIYGGYSSNDSASSNKVTISKTDMGANVYGGYNIGYSSKSEVKSNIVEIKDGKVKGEVYGGYSNGITLLNKATISNANIDKSVYGGYSKRNKVTSNSVQINSGTIKGNVYGGYSETKIATQNEAKIDNTTINGSVYGGYSKENEALLNSVEINDGTINKQVYGGYSSKGKSTSNTLTITNGKFNSDVYGGWADAMSSSDEGDVANKNVVNISGGVIVRHQSVTGGHGNAGASENIVNISGGDIGGIIYTGDGRHGEVFKNIVTISQDRGKTTTIQSDIYGGRSQKTAKVVNNEIHILGGTINNDYIVGGESVENITSENNVIIKGKTINLTKTGGIFGGRNTKEFDATKNKVDIYSGDITINSSIYGGSAFKGMASKNEVNIYGGNIVTNNGIRGGYASNGVASENKVYIEAGNIKSDIFGGRSAFNKATSNTVEIAGGTIDGYIIGGFSANDSQGKTLSGAATSNTVIIKGTPNITNSTIYGGYNDLNPADSTFDKFVSGNTLNFYSKGLNAKNIANFENINFIMPKDTKAGDTMLTLNDSKKTDLSMAKVGVAKDGGGSVLNVNDRINLIKTSAGVVKMADMSNHTDKIKALVGATGFYDFKLHTDEKTLYVTVLGDEPVTPVTPPKPAIKTRQEAKSFLEGSLAGASMVNQGADMVSDDTLKAMKVETGEGGLHTFASMGGYDLRYETGSHVDAKGFNLATGVSSSVDVLNYGLFFEYGKGDYDSFNGFDSGVVKGSGDSKYYGLGVLFDVSLGNNYSLDLGLRAGRSETDYKSYDFSNVLPDFELKRNYFSAHIGANKAYQIDKSNELSLYAKLFYSRLSSDEAEVTKGEFVKFDSITSLRSKLGFRYNYLPSDVLKLYAGLAWEKEYDGKAEGFSYSTNQSIQAPELKGDSGVFEIGTNYIFGGFDFGLNVKGYVGDKKGVSGGVKAEYKF
- a CDS encoding phosphate ABC transporter substrate-binding protein PstS — translated: MRGFLLLFLSAVYAFSLSIDGCGATFVTHAFDELSKAYQKKTNISITYTPIGSSGGIKQVLRGKADFGVSELEYKLEDNSYQLIPFVKGNISLVYNLDGVDRLVLDADVISQIYLGKITMWSDERIKALNLGVNLPDKKINVVHRYDGSGTTFAFTSFLDKNSKEWRDKFGVAMALDWAVGVGKKGNLGVSEAIKQTPNSLGYVGYSHARNFGLKKANLAYNDKIYSSDKKGYPLRSFSYFFLKIDGEKSQDVRRFIDFIYRSGDEIINESGLIPLDENDKVRLSIR
- the pstB gene encoding phosphate ABC transporter ATP-binding protein PstB — protein: MQVIAKSRDLDLFYGDKQALKRVDMDVYERQITALIGPSGCGKSTYLRCFNRMNDLIDSCKIDGLVEVDGYDIYAPNIDVVAVRKRVGMVFQQPNPFPKSIYENISYAPLMHQMVRRGSECDELVEKSLKQAGVWNEVKDKLKSSGTSLSGGQQQRLCIARAIAVKPEIILMDEPTSALDPISTGVIEELMKELRKSFTIVIVTHNMQQATRVADFTAFFHLGNLVEFDATEKVFSAPKEERTKAYVTGKFG